Proteins encoded within one genomic window of Streptomyces sp. NBC_00523:
- a CDS encoding DUF6215 domain-containing protein — protein MLGLILRVLPFWVREPLLILGGSLFGVGMVLNAVTESESRWIMAGLGVALLAVTAFRIRTVRHAWRARRGAAGAPAPQVQPRPVGGPAAPQQKEPNAAVQVFVALALVGALVGAVWLAPRVTGDATATSRKPATCSDHAAGKKLPKAYALTPGAVTGDDLCKALNRSDLADLLGTPGETPLVAYGNSGTASLTADKVAEPEARVQFDTYTVEFSATYNHMTIALYAKVLAPQTLDHKQDKVLGRPAVFTSDHLMQFRIGGGGSSSTATEGPLARTLTVALDRKDPGGTFDFTVWSKSGAVLPEDDVILGIVEKILPTLPGQPS, from the coding sequence ATGCTCGGTCTCATACTCCGCGTTCTGCCCTTCTGGGTACGCGAACCCCTGCTCATCCTGGGCGGTTCCCTCTTCGGCGTAGGCATGGTGCTCAACGCCGTCACCGAATCGGAATCCCGGTGGATCATGGCCGGTCTCGGCGTGGCCCTCCTCGCCGTCACCGCGTTCCGCATCCGTACGGTGCGCCACGCCTGGCGCGCCCGCAGGGGGGCGGCCGGCGCCCCGGCGCCACAGGTGCAGCCGCGCCCCGTCGGCGGCCCGGCGGCTCCGCAGCAGAAGGAGCCCAACGCCGCGGTGCAGGTCTTCGTGGCCCTGGCCCTGGTCGGGGCCCTCGTGGGCGCGGTGTGGCTGGCTCCCCGCGTCACGGGGGACGCCACCGCCACCTCCCGGAAGCCCGCCACCTGCTCGGACCACGCCGCCGGGAAGAAGCTGCCGAAGGCGTACGCCCTGACGCCGGGGGCGGTGACCGGCGACGACCTGTGCAAGGCGCTCAACCGCTCCGACCTGGCGGACCTCCTCGGTACCCCCGGTGAAACGCCGCTGGTGGCGTACGGCAACAGCGGCACCGCGTCCCTGACCGCCGACAAGGTCGCCGAGCCGGAGGCCCGGGTCCAGTTCGACACCTACACCGTGGAGTTCTCGGCCACGTACAACCACATGACGATCGCCCTGTACGCGAAGGTGCTGGCGCCCCAGACCCTGGACCACAAGCAGGACAAGGTCCTCGGCCGGCCCGCGGTCTTCACCTCGGACCACCTCATGCAGTTCCGCATCGGGGGCGGGGGATCCAGCAGCACCGCCACGGAGGGCCCCCTGGCGAGGACGCTGACCGTGGCCCTCGACCGCAAGGACCCGGGAGGCACCTTCGACTTCACGGTGTGGAGCAAGTCCGGGGCGGTCCTGCCCGAGGACGACGTCATCCTCGGCATCGTGGAGAAGATCCTCCCGACGCTCCCCGGACAGCCCAGCTGA
- the mmsB gene encoding multiple monosaccharide ABC transporter permease, protein MSTDVSTHTKATPPSGEGGSPPTGVPVVRMLLDGVRRNMRQYGMLFALGLIVLLFQIWTGGDLLLPRNVSNLVLQNSYILILAIGMMIVIISGHIDLSVGSLMALVGGVGAVLMVEHHVAWPVAVVLTLLLGAVAGALQGFFIAYVGIPSFIVTLAGMLLFRGLTEIFLKGQTLGPFPEGMQRVANGFLPEVGPETNYHNITLLLGLGLAGYIVFQELRDRRRQQEFTLDTLPTGLFALKVTALLAAVLVTTLLLASYKGAPVVLLILAVLLVGFGYVMRNAVIGRHVYAIGGNLPAAKLSGVKDRKVTFAVFLNMGMLAALAGLVFAARFNAASPKAGVNFELEAIAAAFIGGASMSGGVGTVLGAIIGGLVLGVLNNGMNLVGVGTDWQQVIKGLVLLAAVGFDVWNKRRAGA, encoded by the coding sequence ATGAGCACCGACGTCAGCACCCACACGAAGGCCACCCCGCCCTCCGGCGAGGGCGGGTCACCGCCGACGGGAGTCCCGGTCGTCCGGATGCTCCTGGACGGTGTACGGCGGAACATGCGCCAGTACGGCATGCTCTTCGCGCTCGGCCTGATCGTGCTCCTGTTCCAGATCTGGACGGGCGGCGACCTGCTGCTGCCGCGCAACGTCTCCAACCTGGTGCTCCAGAACAGCTACATCCTGATCCTGGCCATCGGCATGATGATCGTCATCATCTCGGGGCACATCGACCTGTCGGTGGGCTCCCTGATGGCGCTGGTCGGGGGCGTCGGGGCGGTGCTCATGGTCGAGCACCATGTGGCCTGGCCGGTCGCCGTGGTCCTCACCCTGCTGCTCGGGGCCGTCGCGGGAGCGCTCCAGGGCTTCTTCATCGCGTACGTCGGCATCCCCTCGTTCATCGTGACGCTCGCGGGCATGCTGCTGTTCCGGGGGCTGACGGAGATCTTCCTCAAGGGGCAGACGCTCGGCCCGTTCCCGGAGGGCATGCAGCGGGTCGCCAACGGCTTCCTGCCCGAGGTGGGGCCGGAGACGAACTACCACAACATCACCCTGCTGCTGGGCCTGGGACTGGCCGGGTACATCGTGTTCCAGGAGCTGCGGGATCGCCGGCGCCAGCAGGAGTTCACGCTGGACACCCTGCCCACGGGCCTGTTCGCCCTGAAGGTGACGGCGCTGCTCGCCGCCGTGCTGGTCACGACGCTGCTGCTGGCGAGCTACAAGGGCGCGCCGGTGGTGCTGCTGATCCTGGCCGTGCTGCTGGTCGGCTTCGGCTACGTCATGCGGAACGCGGTGATCGGCCGCCATGTGTACGCGATCGGCGGCAACCTGCCCGCGGCGAAGCTGTCCGGGGTCAAGGACCGGAAGGTGACCTTCGCGGTCTTCCTCAACATGGGGATGCTCGCCGCACTGGCCGGTCTCGTCTTCGCGGCACGCTTCAACGCGGCCTCGCCGAAGGCGGGGGTGAACTTCGAACTGGAGGCCATCGCCGCCGCGTTCATCGGTGGTGCGTCCATGAGCGGCGGTGTGGGCACCGTGCTGGGGGCCATCATCGGCGGCCTGGTCCTCGGTGTGCTCAACAACGGGATGAACCTGGTCGGGGTCGGCACCGACTGGCAGCAGGTCATCAAGGGCCTGGTGCTGCTCGCGGCGGTCGGCTTCGACGTGTGGAACAAGCGGAGGGCGGGCGCCTGA